One genomic region from Alosa alosa isolate M-15738 ecotype Scorff River chromosome 12, AALO_Geno_1.1, whole genome shotgun sequence encodes:
- the oacyl gene encoding O-acyltransferase like protein has translation MQDTRMFLLELSKDKPAKYAALMYDAFGKLGSDVKGGNVNRPGSLRECLSVSAPGFRGQYCQVFLKQEEVQYFVGICVPDSCTEADVQTLVVYDMLQSKEESLIPPVPSPLLSDSTLGIYMTHCLSTHMTPPDPSAVICLFVCAVLVTVPLVASLYVALLRLKRQRAVTPSPDIPLTSDPSCYGSLLSNGSPASQPDNSSPDDSSTNSDGKASEDSSTKSRFLSWLQSLSLQDSSAGVLSLSLQDSSAGGLSAGGLSVGSGSADSYSSLNGIRMLSLLWILSGHNVQLSAWSNLDNAKRWKERVERNPLYVFAFSGPVYLAVDSFLLLGGLLSAKSLLASIQRSEDKLSPGLVTHFLFKRFKRVQPLHLFIVCLAIGLFSVVQRGAFWFIADDEILNCKKYWWSNLLLVNNLFTITDICAPWTWYLSIDFQFYITTPILILLYRWNKRVLAAVAVLLMVLTCLTSALLTAVLRLPVHQPTTLSFESYFQYYYNKPYTRYGPYLVGILAGIYMTTKSGPFVRHRWQAGLGWFSSLSVMMAVVGLAYSLREVPPGPSLPHAIYQGLHRTLWALALAWVILACEEGYGGFVDRILSLSVWIPLSNISFACYLIHPMLIILYNGKRETAIHYTDLNFLYLFLGHTALSLSLGYVLTVLIEKPYLFLKASHGKPH, from the exons ATGCAGGACACCCGGATGTTTCTTCTGGAGCTCAGCAAAGACAAACCAGCAAAGTATGCAGCTCTCA TGTATGATGCGTTTGGGAAGCTGGGCAGTGATGTGAAGGGCGGGAACGTGAACAGACCTGGCTCTCTACGCGAGTGCCTGTCTGTCAGTGCGCCAGGCTTCAGAGGGCAGTACTGCCAGGTGTTCCTCAAGCAG GAAGAAGTTCAGTACTTTGTTGGGATTTGTGTTCCTGACTCATGTACAGAGGCAGATGTGCAGACTCTGGTAGTTTACG ATATGTTACAATCGAAAGAGGAGTCTCTAATACCCCCGGTGCCATCTCCACTTCTGTCTGACTCCACGTTGGGCATCTACATGACCCACTGCCTTAGTACCCACATGACCCCTCCTGACCCCTCTGCAGTCATCTGTCT GTTTGTGTGCGCTGTGCTTGTGACCGTGCCCTTGGTGGCTAGCCTTTACGTGGCCCTTCTCAGGTTGAAGCGCCAGAGGGCGGTCACCCCCAGCCCTGACATccccctgacctctgaccccagtTGCTATGGCAGCCTGCTCTCCAACGGCTCTCCAGCCAGTCAACCAGACAATAGCAGCCCTGATGACAGCAGCACAAACTCAGACGGCAAAGCCAGCGAGGACAGCAGCACAAAGA GTCGCTTCTTGTCCTGGCTGCAGAGCCTCTCCCTGCAGGACAGCAGCGCGGGAGTCCTGAGCCTCTCCCTGCAGGACAGCAGCGCGGGAGGTCTGAGCGCGGGAGGCCTGAGCGTGGGGTCAGGCAGCGCTGACAGCTATTCCTCCCTCAACGGCATCCGCATGCTCAGCCTGCTCTGGATCCTCTCAGGCCACAACGTGCAGCTCAGCGCATGGAGCAACCTGG ATAATGCTAAGCgctggaaagagagagtggagaggaacCCTCTCTATGTGTTTGCATTCAGTGGTCCTGTGTATCTGGCTGTGGACTCCTTCCTGCTGCTGGG AGGTCTTTTGAGTGCCAAGTCCCTTTTGGCTTCCATTCAGAGATCAGAGGATAAACTGAGCCCAGGACTtgtgacacatttcctgttcaAGAGGTTTAAGAG AGTTCAGCCTCTCCACCTCTTCATTGTGTGCCTGGCCATTGGTCTTTTCTCTGTCGTCCAGCGAGGGGCTTTCTGGTTCATCGCTGATGACGAGATCCTGAACTGTAAGAAATACTGGTGGTCAAACCTGCTGCTGGTGAACAATCTTTTCACCATCACTGACATA TGTGCACCATGGACCTGGTACCTATCCATAGACTTTCAGTTCTACATCACCACCCCTATACTCATACTTCTATACAGATG GAACAAGAGGGTGCTTGCAGCTGTGGCGGTCCTTCTCATGGTGCTGACATGCTTGACCAGTGCCCTCCTCACAGCCGTCTTGCGTCTGCCTGTTCACCAGCCCACCACACT ATCATTTGAGAGCTACTTTCAGTATTATTACAACAAACCCTACACTAGATATGGACCATATCTGGTTGGCATCCTTGCGGGAATCTATATGACGACCAAAAGTGGACCCTTTGTGAGACATCGG TGGCAGGCAGGTCTGGGCTggttctcctctctgtctgtgatgATGGCTGTGGTGGGCCTGGCCTACAGCCTGAGGGAAGTCCCCCCGGGACCCTCCCTGCCCCATGCCATCTACCAGGGTCTTCACCGCACCCTGTGGGCCCTGGCGCTGGCCTGGGTCATCCTGGCCTGTGAGGAGGGCTATGGAG GGTTTGTGGATAGGATTCTGTCTCTGAGCGTGTGGATTCCTCTGTCCAACATCAGCTTCGCCTGTTATCTCATCCACCCCATGCTCATCATTCTCTACAATGGCAAACGGGAAACGGCCATTCACTACACTGACCTCAACTTT TTGTACCTGTTCCTGGGCCACACTGCTCTGAGCCTCTCTCTGGGCTACGTGCTGACCGTGCTGATTGAGAAGCCGTACCTCTTCCTGAAGGCCAGCCATGGGAAGCCTCACTGA